The Jiangella sp. DSM 45060 genome contains the following window.
ACGTAGGTGCCGTCGGCGAGGTCCTCGAACTCGTCGCCGCGGTAGACGACGCCGCCCATCACGGCGCACCGGTCGTTGCCGGCCAGACCGTAGGAGTAGACCGGGTCGGTGTACTGGGCGCGCGGGTTGCAGCGGATGTCGAGGAACGGGTCGGGGCCCTCCCCGGCGCTCGCGGGCTGACGGTGCAGGTCGTCGCCCTCGCGGCAGGACCAGCCGAAGTTCCAGCCGTCGCGCGGCTGGTCGTCGTCGTCCAGGGAGACGTGGTTGATCTCCTCCCAGCGGTTCTGGCCGACGTCGCCGATCCAGATCGACTCGGTCCGCTCGTCGATGGAGAACCGCCACGGGTTGCGCAGGCCGTACGCCCAGATCTCCGGCCGGCCGGCGGCGCTGCGGGCGAACGGGTTGTCGTTCGGGATGCAGTAGAGCCGGCCGTCGCACTCGCGCATGACGTCGATCCGGACGATCTTGCCGAGCAGCGTGCTGAGGTTCTGCGCGCCGTACAGCGGGTCGTCCGCGCTGCCGCCGTCGCCGGTGCTCCAGTACAGGTAGCCGTCGGGGCCGAACATCAGGTCGCCGCCGTTGTGGTTGCCGTTGAGGTTGTGCTGCTGACGGAGCACCCGCTCCTCCGTGGCCGGGTCGATGGTCGTCTGTCCCGCGCTGTCGAGCTGGAACCGCGAGACGGTGAGCGCGCCGTTCTCGACGCCCGTGCCGAGGGCGGTGTACGAGACGAACAGCGTGTGGGTGCGGGCGAAGTCCGGCGACGGCGCCACGCCGAGCAGGCCGCGCTCGTTGCCGGCGGTGCTGACGCGGCCGGTGAGGTCGAGCAGCGGCTGCGGGTCCAGGACGCCGGTGTCCGGGTGGAACACCAGCACCCGGCCGGCCTTGTCGACGACGAACAGCCGGCCGCTGCCGTCGTCGGGCGTGCCGATGGCGGCGAGCCGCAGCCCGGTCGTCGCGACGACCTCGCTGCCGACCTGGAGCTCGGAGACGGGAAGCGGGCGGTCGTCGCGGCCGGCCTGCGCGGCCGCGGACGTCGCCACGGCGGCGACCAGCAACAGCGGGAGCAGCAGCGCGAGGCGAAGCCTGCGGGGGACGGGGGTGGCGGGCATGGCATCTCCCTTTGACGATGGGTCGATCGCTAGGGCGGCCGGTAATACGTGACACAGCGCCGGAAGGATTGCCTTCCCGCGATGCAACTTCCGCCCGCCCGCTCGCGTCTTGCGTAGTGACCGAGGGGGTGGGGATGGACGTCGACGCCGAGGCGGCCGCTATCGCGCTGGACCGCGACAGCGCGTTCGAGCAGTACGTCGAGGTGCGCCAAGTGCGGCTGCTGCGCCTCGCGTACCTGCTCACGGGCGATCAGCACGCCGCCGAGGATCTGCTGCAGACGACGCTGGCCAAGCTGTACCTGGCGTGGAACCGGGTCGAGCGCGCAGGCTCCGTCGACGCGTACACCCGGCGCATCATGCTCAACGAGCGCTCCAGCCGGTGGCGGCGGGCGGCGCAGCGGTTCGAGCGGTCCACCGACGCCGTCCCGGAGCGGCCGGTCCTCGACGACTTCGACCACACGCTCGCCGAGCGCGACGCGCTGTGGTCGGTCGTGCGGGAGCTGGCGCCGCGGCAGCGCGCCACCGTCGTCCTCCGCTTCTACGAGGACCTCGGCGAACAGGAGATCGCCGACCTGCTCGGCTGCTCGGTCGGCACCGTGAAGTCGCAGACCAGCCGGGCGCTGGCGACCTTGCGCACCCGGCTGGCGGAACGGAAGGGGGACGAGCGGTGAACGAGTTCGACGATCTCGAGAGCGCCTTGGCCGCGGAGTTGCGCCGCCGCTCCGGCGACGTCCTGGCGACGCCGGGCCTGGCCGGCCGCGCCCGTCGCCGTGCCCGTGTCGTCCGCCGGCGTCGCGTGGCCGCCGCCGGCGCTGTCGCCGCCGCCGTCCTGGCCGTCGCGGTCCCGACGGCGCTCTCGCTGCGCAGCGTCCCGCAGACGGCTCCCCCGGCCGATTCCCCGACGACGCCGTCGGAAGTGCACGAGACGGAGACACCGGAGCGCGGCGGCACGACGGCTCTGGCACTGGACGGCCTTCCCGGCGGGCCGGAGCCCTCGATCGGCTGGTTCGAAGGCCCCGACTACCACGGCGCCGACGGCCGTTCGGCGCAGTTCCCGAGCATGTGGATGGACACCCTGGAGCTCGGCGACCGGTTCATGGCGAGTACCGGCGACGAGGTCAGCCGGCTCGCCGCGGACGGCGAGGTGCTCGCCACCTTCACCGGCGCGGGCCCGGTCCTGTCCGCGGACGGCCGCCTGGTCGCCTACTTCAACCGGGACGAGGACGTCGTGCGGGCCGAACCGGCCGACGGAGGCGAGGCCGAACCTGGGCGCGACGTGCCGGAGGACCGGTGGCTCGAACCAGTCGGCTTCCTGGGCGATCACCGGCTCGTGTCGAACCTCCGGGACGCCACCGGGGCGCCGGCCGGGTTCAGGATCGACGACTTCGGAGCACCTGACGGCGGTGCGGCGAC
Protein-coding sequences here:
- a CDS encoding SigE family RNA polymerase sigma factor, with amino-acid sequence MDVDAEAAAIALDRDSAFEQYVEVRQVRLLRLAYLLTGDQHAAEDLLQTTLAKLYLAWNRVERAGSVDAYTRRIMLNERSSRWRRAAQRFERSTDAVPERPVLDDFDHTLAERDALWSVVRELAPRQRATVVLRFYEDLGEQEIADLLGCSVGTVKSQTSRALATLRTRLAERKGDER
- a CDS encoding sorbosone dehydrogenase family protein: MPATPVPRRLRLALLLPLLLVAAVATSAAAQAGRDDRPLPVSELQVGSEVVATTGLRLAAIGTPDDGSGRLFVVDKAGRVLVFHPDTGVLDPQPLLDLTGRVSTAGNERGLLGVAPSPDFARTHTLFVSYTALGTGVENGALTVSRFQLDSAGQTTIDPATEERVLRQQHNLNGNHNGGDLMFGPDGYLYWSTGDGGSADDPLYGAQNLSTLLGKIVRIDVMRECDGRLYCIPNDNPFARSAAGRPEIWAYGLRNPWRFSIDERTESIWIGDVGQNRWEEINHVSLDDDDQPRDGWNFGWSCREGDDLHRQPASAGEGPDPFLDIRCNPRAQYTDPVYSYGLAGNDRCAVMGGVVYRGDEFEDLADGTYVAADYCTGQAFAVQEQRRGRHVASDAVGQLPPRITSFGTDADGEVYFVTDTVAPGTGAIHRLTFAEATGS